A stretch of Lysinibacillus agricola DNA encodes these proteins:
- a CDS encoding HBL/NHE enterotoxin family protein, whose translation MKKFSYKVLTVATLATIITAANSGTIQALAQEQVTQEQKIGNYYTLGPEGLKKALAETGSHILVMDLYAKTMIKQPNVNLSKIDLGSEGGELIKNIHLNQELSRINANYWLDTAKPKIQKTARNIVNYDEQFNNYYDTLIDTVQKKDKEGLKEGIGDLISTINTNSKEVTEVIKMLEAFKTKLYTNTIDFKNNIGGPDGKGGLTAILAGKQALVPQLQAEIENLRATQKAHFDNVLAWSIGGGLGAAILVIGTIAGGVVIVVTGGTATPLVVGGLTVLGAAGIGLGTAAGVTASNHMSSYNEISNKIGELTMKADFANQAIISLSNAKDTLTYLYQTVDQAIMSLTNIQQQWNTMGANYKDLYDNIDQMQDHKLSLIPDDLKAAKQSWNDIHKDAEFIAKDIAFKQEDKN comes from the coding sequence ATGAAGAAATTTTCATATAAAGTGTTAACCGTGGCTACTTTGGCAACGATTATTACCGCAGCTAACAGTGGCACTATTCAGGCACTTGCGCAAGAACAGGTCACTCAAGAACAAAAAATAGGGAATTATTATACATTAGGACCTGAAGGATTGAAGAAAGCCTTAGCTGAAACAGGGTCTCATATTCTTGTAATGGATTTATACGCAAAAACAATGATTAAACAGCCGAATGTAAACCTATCCAAAATTGATTTAGGTTCTGAAGGAGGAGAATTAATCAAAAATATTCACCTTAATCAGGAACTGTCTCGAATCAATGCGAATTATTGGTTAGATACGGCGAAGCCAAAAATTCAAAAGACAGCACGTAATATTGTAAATTACGATGAACAATTTAATAATTATTACGACACATTAATAGACACTGTACAAAAGAAAGATAAGGAAGGATTAAAAGAAGGCATTGGTGATTTAATCAGTACGATTAATACAAATTCAAAAGAAGTTACAGAAGTAATTAAGATGTTAGAAGCCTTCAAAACAAAGCTATATACAAATACTATAGATTTTAAAAATAATATTGGTGGTCCGGATGGGAAAGGTGGATTAACGGCAATATTAGCCGGAAAACAAGCTTTGGTTCCACAACTTCAAGCTGAAATTGAGAATCTACGTGCTACTCAGAAAGCACATTTTGATAATGTATTAGCATGGTCAATTGGTGGTGGATTGGGAGCAGCCATTTTAGTTATTGGAACCATTGCAGGTGGGGTAGTAATTGTTGTAACTGGTGGTACAGCAACTCCGCTTGTTGTAGGTGGTCTTACAGTTCTTGGTGCAGCTGGTATTGGTTTAGGAACAGCAGCTGGTGTTACGGCATCTAATCATATGAGCTCTTACAACGAAATATCTAATAAAATCGGAGAATTAACGATGAAAGCCGATTTTGCTAACCAAGCAATTATTTCACTTAGTAACGCAAAAGACACTTTGACATACTTATATCAAACAGTGGATCAAGCGATAATGTCTCTAACGAATATTCAGCAACAATGGAATACAATGGGGGCAAATTATAAAGATTTATATGATAATATCGATCAAATGCAAGATCATAAGCTTTCTTTAATACCTGATGATTTAAAAGCGGCTAAACAAAGTTGGAACGATATTCATAAAGATGCGGAATTTATTGCAAAAGACATTGCTTTTAAACAAGAAGATAAGAATTGA
- the rplC gene encoding 50S ribosomal protein L3, whose product MIKGILGRKIGMSQVFSDSGDPIVVTVVEVEENVVLQKKTLESDGYDAIQIGFSNKKNPIKAEIGRSQKANTVPKRYVKEIRGASLDVGKRISADIFQEGDIVDVTGISKGKGFQGVIKRHGLSGGPASHGSRFHRAPGSIGVIAKNDGMKVFKGKKMPGRMGGKQTTIQNLTIIKVDSERNLLLIKGNIPGAKKSFVKIETAIKKLNENGDD is encoded by the coding sequence ATGATAAAAGGAATCTTAGGAAGAAAAATAGGCATGTCTCAAGTGTTTAGTGATAGTGGAGATCCCATAGTTGTGACGGTTGTTGAAGTGGAAGAGAATGTTGTGTTACAGAAGAAAACCTTGGAAAGTGACGGATACGATGCAATCCAAATTGGATTTTCTAATAAAAAGAATCCAATCAAAGCGGAAATTGGAAGAAGTCAAAAGGCAAATACCGTTCCTAAAAGATATGTTAAAGAAATTCGTGGAGCATCATTAGATGTTGGAAAACGTATTAGTGCAGATATATTCCAAGAAGGCGACATAGTAGATGTTACTGGTATATCTAAAGGAAAAGGATTTCAAGGTGTCATTAAAAGACATGGATTAAGTGGAGGTCCTGCATCTCACGGCTCAAGATTCCATCGAGCTCCTGGTTCCATCGGTGTAATCGCCAAAAATGATGGCATGAAAGTGTTCAAAGGAAAGAAAATGCCCGGACGCATGGGTGGAAAACAGACCACTATTCAAAATCTTACAATCATAAAGGTTGATAGTGAACGTAACTTGTTATTAATTAAAGGAAATATCCCTGGAGCTAAAAAGTCGTTTGTAAAAATAGAAACTGCAATTAAAAAATTGAATGAAAATGGTGATGATTAG
- a CDS encoding HBL/NHE enterotoxin family protein, whose product MKRKLIKGLMITSIVATGVIPVHTFATPIAQAEIQEENMTLSSSLRKLGAQSKLIQMYIDQSLMNPNVQLDEVPALNTEQFLIKQDMKEWSSELYPKLILLNSKSKGFATKFNSYYPTLKEYVDNKGDKEGFLDRLEVLQEMVMTNQENVQYQINELTDLQVQLDKKLKDLDTDVAKAQGVLSLEGIGKIDKLKSELLDTKKSIQNDLQEIAFLPGALNEQGLKIFQEIYSLSKDIIEPAAQTAAAAYNKGKEINNAILEAEKKAEQEAKEKGKSALEIEAAKKEAREAIEKNNKGEIAAAAATKAKEYDLMKVIDPEKNQKTYSTFAEVNKLKAEQRAYLDDLEQQNQKLYDLTTKLSIADLQKSMLLLMQHDLHTFASQVDVELDLLKRHKEDLNLIKNSIAKLSTDADATNNQSQKDTLRRLKSVISQLEEQVHKF is encoded by the coding sequence ATGAAAAGGAAATTAATTAAAGGATTAATGATTACATCCATTGTTGCAACAGGAGTTATTCCTGTACATACTTTTGCAACGCCTATTGCTCAAGCAGAAATTCAAGAAGAGAACATGACTCTTTCTTCATCTTTAAGAAAATTAGGTGCACAATCTAAATTGATCCAAATGTATATAGACCAATCTTTAATGAACCCTAATGTACAGCTAGATGAAGTACCAGCTTTAAATACAGAGCAATTCCTAATAAAACAAGATATGAAAGAATGGTCGTCGGAACTTTATCCAAAGTTAATTCTATTAAATTCAAAAAGTAAAGGATTTGCCACTAAATTTAATAGCTATTATCCAACATTAAAAGAATATGTAGATAATAAGGGAGATAAGGAAGGTTTCCTGGATAGGCTGGAAGTCCTTCAAGAAATGGTTATGACAAACCAAGAAAATGTTCAATATCAAATTAATGAATTAACAGATCTTCAAGTGCAGCTTGATAAAAAACTTAAAGATCTTGATACTGATGTGGCAAAAGCTCAAGGAGTGCTTAGTTTAGAAGGAATTGGGAAGATAGACAAGCTAAAAAGCGAATTACTAGATACTAAAAAATCAATTCAAAATGATTTGCAAGAAATTGCCTTTCTACCAGGAGCTTTAAATGAACAAGGACTAAAAATATTCCAAGAGATCTATAGTCTTTCAAAAGATATCATTGAACCAGCTGCTCAAACAGCGGCGGCAGCGTATAACAAAGGAAAAGAAATTAACAACGCTATTTTAGAAGCAGAGAAAAAAGCAGAGCAAGAGGCAAAAGAAAAGGGGAAATCTGCTTTAGAGATTGAAGCTGCAAAAAAAGAAGCGCGTGAAGCAATTGAGAAAAATAATAAAGGTGAAATTGCAGCAGCAGCAGCTACAAAAGCGAAAGAGTATGACCTTATGAAGGTAATTGACCCAGAAAAAAATCAAAAAACATATAGTACCTTCGCTGAAGTAAATAAATTAAAGGCAGAACAACGGGCATATTTGGATGATTTGGAGCAACAAAATCAAAAATTATATGATTTAACAACGAAACTATCGATAGCAGATTTACAAAAATCCATGCTTCTTCTTATGCAACATGATCTGCATACATTTGCTAGCCAAGTGGATGTAGAACTTGACCTATTGAAACGCCATAAAGAAGATTTGAATTTAATAAAAAATAGTATCGCAAAATTAAGTACTGATGCTGATGCTACTAACAATCAATCTCAAAAAGATACATTAAGACGATTAAAAAGTGTAATAAGTCAGCTAGAAGAACAGGTTCATAAATTTTGA
- a CDS encoding alpha/beta fold hydrolase — translation MPMLGVEGGSIYYQVKGEGTPIIFIHPPLLTSTNFLYQLEHLSKRYKVITFDIRGHGKSVFSKQAISYSLLVNDIVHLLDYLGVEKAFICGYSTGGSILLEFLLTHPSRALGGIVISGMSEVKDLYLKQKISLAVRLANKKAISVLTLAISWGNSKTRQVFKKLYKDASYGDVRNIQQYFNYSLHYNCTSRLHKIKLPILLIFGTKDKAFYEYARLLHEKLPNNKLVYLEKEKHQIPTKAADKLNGKIDEFIQNHYKN, via the coding sequence GTGCCGATGTTAGGTGTAGAAGGTGGCAGCATATATTATCAAGTAAAGGGTGAGGGCACGCCAATTATCTTCATTCACCCACCATTATTGACAAGCACAAATTTTCTTTATCAATTAGAACATTTATCTAAAAGATATAAAGTGATCACCTTTGATATTAGAGGACATGGTAAAAGCGTTTTTTCCAAACAAGCTATCAGCTACTCACTCCTTGTTAATGATATTGTTCATTTACTGGATTATTTAGGTGTTGAGAAAGCATTTATTTGTGGATATTCAACTGGAGGCTCGATTTTATTAGAATTTCTATTGACCCATCCAAGTAGGGCATTAGGTGGTATTGTAATTAGTGGAATGTCTGAAGTGAAAGATCTTTATTTAAAGCAAAAAATTTCTTTAGCAGTTAGACTAGCAAATAAAAAAGCCATATCTGTTCTTACACTTGCTATTTCATGGGGGAATTCTAAGACACGACAAGTATTTAAGAAACTTTATAAAGATGCATCTTATGGAGATGTACGGAATATCCAGCAGTATTTCAATTATAGCCTACACTATAATTGTACAAGTCGACTTCATAAGATTAAATTACCTATTTTGCTTATTTTTGGTACAAAAGACAAAGCGTTTTATGAATATGCCCGCTTACTACATGAAAAGTTGCCTAATAATAAATTAGTGTATTTAGAAAAAGAAAAGCACCAAATTCCGACGAAGGCAGCAGATAAATTAAACGGAAAAATTGATGAGTTTATCCAGAATCATTATAAAAATTGA
- a CDS encoding Fic family protein, with translation MRNFFEDQYINIDQQLINLVSEISEYKGMLTAYKEQRPDIFNSLEKAIPLQYIKNYISVYEDIKVSNKRLKELILDDMIPQSISEDAIFCYHETLTLVHKKTCTFSISPDTIQELHFQLIHYNTSDSAKWRQKPFSIPGIPEKGMHTICYRPLPPENIARAVEQLCDQYNLLNRKKELPSLILIARFILNLYCIIPFSQGNGRLTLMLMQLLLVKSGHTFVKYVCLDEYIKKRESEYYEAIIKSSVNWYCNGHNISFWLKEFLMIILEAYKDLHSRVLDSICKHTKVERIQNFIHNQQQPFTKECIRSIYPDIAESTISKALTDLQLLGEIKLISKGRNARWMTVQS, from the coding sequence ATGAGAAATTTTTTCGAAGACCAGTACATAAATATTGATCAACAACTAATTAATTTAGTCAGTGAAATTAGTGAATATAAAGGTATGTTGACCGCTTATAAAGAGCAAAGACCTGATATATTCAATAGCCTTGAAAAAGCTATACCCCTACAATACATAAAAAACTATATTTCAGTTTATGAGGATATAAAAGTTTCAAATAAGCGATTAAAAGAACTTATTTTAGATGATATGATCCCCCAATCAATTTCGGAAGATGCGATATTTTGTTATCATGAAACGCTGACTCTTGTACATAAAAAAACTTGTACTTTTTCTATTAGTCCAGATACTATACAAGAATTGCATTTTCAATTAATTCATTATAATACCTCTGACAGTGCAAAATGGCGCCAAAAGCCATTTTCTATCCCTGGAATTCCTGAAAAAGGGATGCACACGATTTGTTATCGTCCTCTTCCACCTGAAAATATTGCACGGGCTGTAGAACAATTATGCGACCAGTACAATTTATTAAACCGTAAAAAAGAGTTACCTTCACTTATATTGATAGCTCGTTTTATATTGAATCTTTATTGTATAATCCCTTTTAGTCAAGGTAATGGTAGATTAACACTTATGCTCATGCAATTATTATTGGTAAAAAGTGGACATACATTTGTAAAATATGTTTGTTTAGATGAATATATAAAGAAAAGAGAATCAGAATACTATGAAGCCATAATTAAATCTTCGGTTAACTGGTACTGTAATGGGCATAATATTAGCTTCTGGTTAAAAGAGTTTTTAATGATTATTTTAGAGGCTTATAAAGATCTACATAGCAGAGTATTGGATTCTATATGTAAACATACTAAGGTAGAGCGAATTCAGAATTTCATTCATAATCAACAACAACCTTTTACAAAAGAATGCATTCGAAGCATTTATCCAGATATAGCCGAAAGTACAATTAGTAAAGCTTTAACTGATTTGCAATTATTAGGTGAAATTAAACTTATTTCAAAAGGAAGAAATGCGCGCTGGATGACAGTCCAATCTTAG
- a CDS encoding Cfr family 23S rRNA (adenine(2503)-C(8))-methyltransferase translates to MQQKNKYIRIQEFLKQNKFPNFRMSQITNAIFQGRINNFNEITVLPKSLREMLIKEFGESILNIATLKAQHSEQVTKVLFGISGDEKIETVNMKYKAGWESFCISSQCGCNFGCKFCATGDLGLKRNLTSDEITDQILYFHLKGHSIDSISFMGMGEALANVQVFDALNVLTNPELFALSPRRLSISTIGIIPGIKKMTQNYPQVNLTFSLHSPFNEQRSGLMPINERYPLLDVMDTLDEHIRVTSRKVYIAYIMLPGVNDSIEHAKEVVNLLRGRYKRGNLYHVNIIRYNPTVSSPMRFEEVNENQVVNFYKELKSAGINVTIRSQFGIDIDAACGQLYGNYQKTITNK, encoded by the coding sequence ATGCAACAAAAAAACAAGTATATAAGAATTCAAGAGTTCTTGAAGCAGAATAAATTTCCTAATTTTAGAATGAGTCAAATCACAAATGCTATATTCCAAGGGAGAATAAATAATTTCAATGAAATAACGGTTCTTCCTAAATCCCTAAGAGAAATGTTAATTAAAGAATTTGGAGAATCGATTTTAAATATTGCTACTTTAAAGGCACAACATTCTGAACAAGTTACAAAAGTCTTATTTGGAATTTCAGGAGACGAAAAAATAGAAACGGTAAATATGAAATATAAAGCTGGTTGGGAGTCATTTTGTATATCCTCGCAGTGCGGTTGCAATTTTGGTTGTAAATTTTGTGCAACAGGAGATTTAGGTTTAAAACGCAACTTAACGTCAGATGAAATTACTGATCAAATTTTGTACTTTCACTTAAAAGGACATTCAATTGATAGTATTTCTTTTATGGGGATGGGAGAAGCATTGGCTAATGTACAAGTTTTTGATGCTTTAAATGTACTTACAAATCCGGAGTTATTTGCTTTAAGTCCTCGCAGGTTATCTATTTCGACTATAGGCATTATTCCGGGCATAAAAAAAATGACTCAAAACTATCCACAGGTCAACCTGACGTTTTCATTACATTCTCCTTTTAATGAACAGCGAAGCGGGTTAATGCCAATTAATGAACGCTACCCATTATTGGATGTAATGGACACATTAGATGAGCATATACGTGTGACCTCAAGAAAAGTTTATATTGCTTATATTATGTTGCCAGGAGTTAATGATTCTATTGAGCATGCAAAAGAAGTAGTCAACCTTTTAAGGGGTAGATATAAGAGAGGGAACTTGTACCATGTAAACATCATTAGATATAACCCTACTGTTAGTTCACCTATGAGGTTTGAAGAAGTAAATGAAAATCAAGTTGTAAACTTCTATAAAGAATTAAAATCAGCAGGAATTAACGTTACCATTAGAAGCCAATTTGGCATTGATATAGATGCTGCTTGCGGGCAGTTGTATGGAAACTATCAAAAAACAATAACCAATAAATAA
- a CDS encoding HBL/NHE enterotoxin family protein translates to MNKKSLYKVLAVSTLLTLTTTSVISPVTAFAETSKIEQASNSDTSLSANEAKMKETLQKAGLFAKSMNAYSYMLIKNPDVNFEGININGYPDLPGKIVQDQKDARAHALSWDTKVKKQLIDTLTGIIEYDTKFENYYDIIVDAINTGDGETLIEGITDLREEIQQNQKYAQQLIVELTKLRNDVGQDVRAFGGNKELLQSILKNQGVAVEDDQKRLNEVLESVNYYKKLESDGIITVSVPSIPTWIAGGVMLGIARDQLGQLEPLLAQLRQTVDYKITLNRVVGIAHSNISEMYNALDDAINALTFMSTQWNDLDSQYSGVLRHIENASDKAEQNKFKFLLPNLKSAKDSWKTLKIDADTLKAGIKELKI, encoded by the coding sequence ATGAATAAAAAATCTCTTTACAAAGTACTCGCTGTATCGACATTATTAACCTTGACTACAACTTCTGTAATCTCTCCAGTAACAGCATTTGCCGAGACAAGTAAAATTGAGCAAGCGAGCAATAGTGATACATCTCTTTCAGCAAACGAAGCGAAGATGAAAGAAACCTTGCAAAAGGCGGGACTTTTTGCAAAATCTATGAATGCTTATTCTTATATGTTAATTAAGAATCCAGATGTGAACTTTGAAGGAATTAATATTAATGGATATCCGGATTTACCAGGTAAAATTGTACAAGACCAAAAGGATGCAAGAGCACACGCCCTTTCATGGGATACAAAAGTAAAAAAACAGCTTATCGATACATTGACAGGTATTATTGAATACGATACAAAGTTTGAAAATTATTATGACATAATTGTAGATGCAATAAATACAGGAGATGGAGAGACGTTAATAGAAGGGATTACAGATTTACGAGAAGAGATTCAACAAAATCAAAAGTATGCACAACAATTAATAGTAGAATTAACTAAATTAAGAAATGATGTTGGACAAGATGTTAGAGCGTTTGGAGGTAACAAAGAGCTTTTACAGTCGATTTTAAAAAACCAAGGGGTTGCAGTGGAGGATGATCAAAAGCGCCTAAATGAAGTTTTAGAATCAGTAAACTATTATAAGAAATTAGAGTCTGATGGAATAATAACAGTATCTGTGCCTTCTATTCCTACGTGGATTGCTGGTGGTGTTATGCTGGGGATAGCAAGAGATCAATTAGGTCAATTAGAACCGTTATTAGCACAATTAAGACAGACAGTTGATTATAAAATAACATTAAATCGTGTAGTTGGAATTGCACATAGTAATATTAGTGAGATGTACAATGCACTCGATGATGCTATTAATGCTCTTACTTTTATGTCTACGCAATGGAATGACTTAGACTCTCAATATTCGGGGGTATTGAGACATATCGAGAATGCATCTGATAAAGCGGAACAAAATAAATTTAAATTTTTACTCCCTAACTTGAAATCAG